From the Deinococcus hopiensis KR-140 genome, one window contains:
- a CDS encoding alpha/beta fold hydrolase, which translates to MFEEFTLERVELPDATLRVRHGGSGPPVLLLHGHPRTHTTWYRVAPLLAEHHTVVCPDLRGYGQSSKPADTDDHGGMAKRALADDMVALMAHLGHRRFAVVGHDRGSYVAFRLAMDHPEQVSHLAFLGLVPIGEALERANERFARLWWHWFFFGQPKKPERAILADPDAWYGNSPEKRVQMGAENYADYYAAVHDPATVHAMLEDYRAGLGIDREHDAADREAGRSLRCPTLVLWPLFDDEEELYADILSIWRPWAADLRGHGLRSGHHLAEEVPEELAAALLGFLNGG; encoded by the coding sequence ATGTTTGAGGAGTTCACGTTGGAAAGGGTTGAACTGCCCGACGCCACTTTGCGGGTGAGGCACGGTGGGTCTGGTCCGCCCGTTCTGCTGCTCCACGGCCATCCTCGTACCCACACCACCTGGTACCGGGTCGCGCCCCTCCTGGCAGAACACCACACGGTCGTCTGCCCGGATCTGCGTGGTTATGGGCAGTCCTCGAAGCCCGCAGACACTGACGATCATGGAGGCATGGCCAAGCGTGCGCTGGCGGACGACATGGTGGCGCTGATGGCCCACTTGGGCCACAGGCGCTTCGCCGTTGTGGGCCATGACCGGGGTTCCTACGTGGCCTTTCGCCTGGCGATGGACCACCCCGAGCAGGTCTCGCATCTGGCGTTCCTGGGCCTCGTTCCCATTGGAGAGGCGCTGGAACGGGCGAACGAACGCTTCGCCCGGCTGTGGTGGCATTGGTTCTTCTTTGGGCAGCCTAAGAAACCCGAGCGCGCCATCCTGGCCGACCCTGACGCCTGGTACGGGAACTCCCCGGAGAAACGGGTGCAAATGGGTGCGGAGAATTACGCCGACTACTACGCTGCCGTCCACGACCCGGCCACCGTTCACGCCATGCTGGAGGATTACCGGGCAGGCCTGGGGATTGATCGAGAGCACGATGCCGCCGACCGTGAGGCCGGGCGCTCCCTGCGCTGTCCCACGTTGGTCCTCTGGCCGCTCTTTGACGATGAGGAGGAACTGTACGCCGATATCCTCTCGATTTGGCGTCCATGGGCGGCAGATCTACGCGGCCATGGACTCAGGTCTGGGCACCACCTGGCGGAGGAGGTGCCTGAGGAACTTGCTGCGGCACTGCTGGGATTCCTGAACGGGGGATGA
- a CDS encoding IS6 family transposase: protein MTDRKPYRHRFPLSVIGYALWLYHRFLLSQRDVQELLHERGIRVSHETLRQWNIKFAPLLTEELRHREPRWGSRWHLDERCVQIAGVKHWLWRAVDEHGNVLVLLLQEHRDTEAAKSFFVRLLGQHNVPKVIHTDKLWSYGAVLRELPVLHVVEHIRVVSTARCNTIVEQSHRPTRQQERTQLGFKRRRRTQEFLALHARVSNLHRQTRTTTPAALRRSNQTTALLLWQEVLQQAV, encoded by the coding sequence GTGACTGACCGGAAGCCCTACCGCCACCGTTTTCCCCTGAGCGTCATCGGTTACGCCCTGTGGCTCTACCACCGCTTCCTCCTCAGTCAGCGTGACGTTCAGGAACTGCTCCACGAACGCGGTATTCGGGTTAGCCACGAGACTCTGCGCCAGTGGAACATTAAATTCGCTCCCCTCCTCACGGAGGAACTGCGCCACCGGGAACCCCGATGGGGTTCCCGGTGGCATCTGGATGAAAGGTGCGTCCAGATTGCTGGGGTGAAGCACTGGTTGTGGCGAGCGGTGGACGAGCACGGCAACGTGCTCGTCCTCCTTCTTCAGGAACACCGAGATACCGAGGCGGCCAAGTCTTTTTTTGTCCGCCTGTTGGGGCAACACAACGTGCCGAAGGTCATCCACACCGACAAGCTGTGGAGCTATGGGGCGGTCCTAAGAGAACTTCCCGTGCTCCACGTTGTGGAGCACATTCGGGTCGTGTCCACCGCCCGCTGTAACACCATTGTGGAACAGTCGCATCGCCCCACCCGGCAGCAGGAACGTACTCAGCTCGGCTTCAAACGACGACGGCGAACGCAGGAATTCCTCGCCCTGCACGCCCGCGTATCGAACCTTCACCGCCAGACCCGAACGACCACTCCCGCTGCCCTGAGACGAAGCAACCAA